The Vibrio ishigakensis genome has a window encoding:
- the elbB gene encoding isoprenoid biosynthesis glyoxalase ElbB has protein sequence MAKVAVVLSGSGVFDGSELHESVITMLSLEKLGIEYQTFAPDITQLHVVNHQTGEVFESEQRNVLAESNRVSRGNTQSLAKLNQSDFDALVFVGGFGAAKNLSDFAVKGAEYGVLPEISQAINDFHGQGKWVLAMCIAPVLVAKSLPNVSLTIGSDADTIQALEPTGVKHIACSAVEHHVDEENKVITTPAYMLASNLVELETGISGALSVLSKKL, from the coding sequence ATGGCTAAGGTCGCAGTTGTACTGTCAGGTTCGGGTGTATTTGATGGCTCGGAGCTTCACGAAAGTGTGATTACTATGCTCTCATTAGAAAAGCTCGGCATTGAGTACCAAACATTTGCTCCGGATATCACTCAACTTCATGTCGTAAATCACCAAACTGGTGAGGTGTTTGAATCTGAGCAACGTAATGTATTGGCAGAATCCAACAGAGTTAGCCGCGGCAATACCCAGTCACTTGCTAAGCTCAACCAAAGTGACTTCGATGCCTTGGTGTTTGTGGGTGGCTTCGGTGCCGCCAAGAACCTCTCTGATTTTGCAGTGAAAGGCGCTGAGTACGGTGTGCTTCCTGAGATCAGCCAAGCAATCAACGATTTCCATGGACAAGGAAAATGGGTATTGGCGATGTGTATCGCTCCTGTGTTGGTGGCCAAATCCCTACCAAACGTATCTCTGACCATTGGCAGTGATGCCGATACCATCCAGGCACTTGAGCCGACAGGCGTTAAGCATATTGCTTGCTCTGCAGTTGAGCATCATGTGGATGAAGAGAATAAGGTGATCACCACTCCAGCTTATATGCTGGCAAGCAATCTGGTTGAACTAGAAACCGGTATTAGTGGCGCGCTGAGTGTTTTGTCTAAAAAGCTTTAA
- the ascF gene encoding PTS cellobiose/arbutin/salicin transporter subunit IIBC, giving the protein MSNNFSALANSVVEKMGGASNVIALTHCMTRLRFVTKDEAGIDADALKKIKGVMGVVQNGDKCQVIVGNNVAAAYKEVMKLLNLDGSAADDAPAPKVKLTPKVIGAKMLDALVGTMSPLIPAIIGGSMVKLAAMLLLMFNVYEADHSTIILLNTIGDGAFFFLPIMVAASAAIKFKTNMSLAIGIAGVLVHPNFIDLMAQAAEGKHVDLFGIPVESVRYTYTVIPVLIMTWIQSYIERWVDSITPTVTKNFLKPMLIVLIAAPIGILLVGPMGIWIGTAISTLVYTIHGTLGWLAVAIMGALWPLLVLTGMHRVFTPTIIQTIAETGTEGMVMPSEIGANIGMGGACLAVAWKTRNIALKQTSMAAGASALMAGISEPALYGVLVRLKRPLIATLITGFIVGGLAGYAGIASHSMAAPSLFTSVQFIDVNDPMSLVWVLGLMALSVVLSFVLTLMLGFDDIPNEEEDDMNKSHKKEADKKEEPKLTEAPVAAKATA; this is encoded by the coding sequence ATGTCCAACAATTTCAGCGCCCTAGCCAATTCGGTAGTGGAGAAGATGGGTGGAGCGAGCAATGTGATTGCCCTTACCCACTGTATGACCCGCCTGCGTTTTGTTACCAAAGACGAAGCGGGGATCGATGCCGATGCGCTTAAGAAGATCAAGGGTGTTATGGGCGTTGTGCAAAACGGTGACAAGTGCCAGGTTATCGTGGGTAACAATGTGGCTGCGGCATACAAAGAGGTGATGAAACTGCTTAACCTTGATGGTAGTGCAGCAGATGACGCTCCAGCTCCTAAAGTGAAACTGACTCCTAAGGTTATCGGCGCCAAGATGCTTGATGCACTTGTGGGCACCATGTCACCGCTTATCCCTGCCATCATCGGTGGCTCTATGGTTAAGCTTGCGGCCATGCTTCTGCTGATGTTCAACGTTTACGAAGCTGACCACTCGACCATCATCCTACTGAACACCATAGGTGACGGTGCCTTCTTCTTCCTACCTATCATGGTAGCGGCATCGGCAGCGATTAAATTCAAAACCAATATGTCATTGGCCATCGGTATTGCCGGCGTCTTGGTTCACCCTAACTTTATTGACCTGATGGCTCAGGCGGCCGAAGGTAAGCATGTTGACCTATTTGGTATCCCAGTAGAGTCTGTGCGCTACACCTACACCGTTATTCCTGTGCTTATCATGACTTGGATTCAGTCATACATTGAGCGCTGGGTAGATAGCATTACTCCTACCGTGACTAAGAACTTCCTTAAGCCAATGCTTATCGTTCTAATCGCAGCGCCAATCGGCATCCTTCTGGTAGGCCCTATGGGTATCTGGATTGGTACGGCTATCTCTACTCTGGTTTACACCATCCACGGCACTCTAGGCTGGCTAGCAGTAGCTATCATGGGCGCACTATGGCCACTACTTGTACTGACTGGTATGCACCGTGTGTTTACACCAACCATCATCCAAACCATCGCTGAAACTGGTACCGAAGGCATGGTAATGCCATCTGAAATCGGTGCAAACATAGGTATGGGTGGCGCATGTCTAGCGGTAGCTTGGAAGACTCGTAACATCGCTCTTAAACAAACCTCTATGGCAGCAGGTGCATCAGCCCTAATGGCGGGTATCTCAGAGCCAGCACTATACGGCGTATTGGTTCGCTTGAAGCGACCACTCATCGCGACCCTAATCACAGGCTTTATCGTAGGTGGCCTAGCAGGCTATGCGGGCATCGCCAGCCACTCAATGGCCGCACCTAGCCTATTCACCAGCGTGCAGTTTATCGACGTAAACGACCCAATGAGCTTGGTGTGGGTACTTGGCCTAATGGCACTGTCGGTAGTTCTTTCGTTCGTCCTAACCCTAATGCTTGGCTTTGACGATATCCCTAACGAGGAAGAAGACGACATGAACAAGTCTCACAAGAAAGAAGCGGATAAAAAAGAAGAACCAAAGCTTACTGAAGCTCCAGTAGCTGCCAAAGCCACCGCTTAA